TTATAAGGTCTGGTTTTATCTTCATTTGGTAAGCATGATTCGCTCCACCATCTGCACATATTACCATATCTACATCCTTTAATAGCTTTTCATAAAAATTATAATCTTTTATATCTCCATTAGAAATAATTAAAACTTTCATTTTTCTATTGCCTCTCTAAATTCTTTTATAGTTTGGGCAGGATTTGAAGAATCAAAAATTGCAGAACCAGCTACAATTATATCAGCTCCTGCCTCAACCACTTCCTTTACATTATAAAGGTTAATTCCACCGTCTACCTCAATTTCAAAGTTTAAGCCTAAATCTTCTCTCATTTTCTTTAATTCTTCAATCTTTTTAAGCATTGAATCTATAAACTTTTGTCCTCCAAATCCAGGATTTACTGTCATAATCAAAATCATGTCAACATCCTGTAATATATATTTTAAAGTTTCTAAAGGTGTGGCTGGATTTAAAGAAACCCCAGCTTTTTTGCCGTAGCCTTTTATTTTTTGTATTGTCCTATGTAAGTGTATACAAGCCTCTTGGTGGACAGTTATAATATCCGCTCCTGAATTTGCAAACTCCTCTATGTACAAATCCGGATTTTCAATCATCAAATGGACATCAAAAGGAAGAGAAAAAAATTTTCTAAGAGACTTTACAACTACTGGTCCAATGGTGATATTTGGAACAAAATGGCCATCCATTACATCAATATGTAAAAGGTCAGCATCTTTTTCTATTTTTTTTACATCTTCTAATAAATTCGCAAAATTTGCAGATAATATTGAAGGAGCTATTTTCAATTTTTAGTACCTCCTCTTCTCTTTTTCCTTTAATTCTTTTAGCAGAGAAAGATAACTCAAATATCTGTTTTTATCTATTAATCCCTCTTCCACAGCCTTTATAACATTACAATCTGGCTCATTTACATGAAGACAAGAAGAAAACTTGCATCCCTTTTGAAGCTCTAAAAATTCTTTAAAATAATACCGTAAGTCTTCCTTAGCAATATCCAACGTCAAAGCAGTAAAACCTGGCGTATCTAAAACATACCCTCCAAAATCAAGAGATAAAAGTTCTACACTTCTTGTAGTGTGTCTGCCTCTTAAAAGCTTTTCACTGACTTCCCCTGTCTTTAATTTTATATTTGACTGAATAGAATTAATCAAAGAGGATTTCCCAACTCCAGAAGGGCCTGCAAAAAATGAAACCTTGTCCTTTAAATAAGATTTTAATTCCTCAATTCCTTCTTTTGTAACTGTAGAAGTAGCCACTGCTTTATATCCTATTTTCTGATAAATAGTCACCAAATCAAAAGTCTTTCTATCCTCTTTTAAATCCACCTTATTGATACAAATTACAGGTTCAATATCATTGCTCTCTGCTAAAACAATCATTTTATCTAGCAAAACTCGATTAAGCTCTGGCCTGACAATAGCAAATACTATTATCGCTTGGTCTACATTAGCTACTGGAGGCCTTGTAAGTTCATTTTTTCGTGGTAAAATGTTTAGAATATACCCCTCACTATCGTTTATCATTTGAATTTCTACAATGTCACCTACTAAGGGAGTAATATTATCTTTTCTAAACTTTCCACGAGCACGGCATTCTACAATGCCGTGCTCTGTAGCTACGTAATAAAATCCAGCTATCCCTCGTACAATTCTTCCTTCAATCCTTGTCAATTAAAATCTCGCCTCCACTGTACTATATACCTGTCCATCTATATCCACCTCAAGCGTAGCTTTACCTTTATATGCCGTAACAGGCACTGTAAGTGGACTGTCTTGATAAGTGTGCTCGGCAGAATATACTAGATTCTTTTGTCCGTTTTGTATTACATACACATCCACTTTCATAGTACCCGGTTTGTCAGGCAATTTAATAATAACATTTTTAGTTTGTTGTTGTAAAGAATCTTGAGGCATCTTGCTAACAATTAAATCTATCGGACTTCCCTTTTGAACCTCACTATTTGGAGGAACACTTTGCTCTAACACAATGTTTTCTGGTACATCAGTTGTCTCTTTATAAATGACTTTACCTAATTTTAAACCAGCATTTTCTAAGGCAGTTGTCGCTTCCTCCAATGTCATATTAACTACGTTAGGCATTATTGCAGGCTGTGGACCTTTGCTAACATACAGATCAATCACTGTGTTATATTCTACCTGTACTCCCTGTCTTGGATTTTGGTCAAAAACATACTCTTTAGGAAACTGGTCATTATATTGTTCTATAATATTTGCTTTGAGGCCCATATTCTCAAGAATATTTTTAGCCTCTAAATAATCTTTATTTATCACATTAGGCACCACAACAACTTGCTTACCTTTACTAATCACCACGTAGACCGTACTTCCAGCTTTTACTACGCTCCCTTGTGGAGGGTCTTGAGATAAAATAGTATTTTCAGGTTTATCGCTATACCGCTCTTCACTTATCTCCATTTTTAAATTATGGTCTGACAAAATTTTACTTGCCTGATTTAATGACGAACCCACCACATTTGGAACTACCACATCGCTTACTTTGAAAAAGTTATTGAGGACATACATCGTACCATAAGCTAAAGAAGCCAGTAGCAAGAGAATTAATAAAACAGTTGCTATTCTTTTTATGACATTTCTCCTTTTCTTTTCTTTTTCCTTCCTTTGTGCCGCTCTCTTTAACTCCTCTACATCTTTAGAAGGAATCACTCGTGTTTTTGTGATTTCTTCTTCTTCTTTGAAATTTAGTTCTTTAGGGTTTCGCAAAAAAGTGTCTAAGTCCTTAAGAAAATCTGCTGCAGTTTGATACCTTAAATTTACATCCTTTTGAGTAGCTTTTAAAACTATTTGATCTAATTCTTTCGGCACTTTGTCATTTAGCTTTGAAGGGGGGATTATATCTTCTTGAATGTGTTTTAAAGCAACAGAAATAGGACTATCGCCCTCAAAAGGCACTTTTCCCGTTAACATTTCATAAAGGACGATTCCTAAAGAGTAAATATCCGTCCTTTCATCTACTATTCCACCCCTTGCCTGTTCAGGCGAAAAATAATAAGCAGTCCCTACTACATCTCCAGTGTAAGTTATAGTAGAACCATTAGCAGCTCGTGCAATTCCAAAATCAGTAACTTTCACCACATCGTCATCAGTAACAAGAATATTTTGAGGTTTTATATCTCTGTGAATAATGCGATTCCTATGGGCATGGTCCAATGCCTTGCAAACTTGTCGTGCTATTTCTATCGCTCTACCTACCTCTAATGGCCCACCATTTTCACTTATAAGCTTTTTTAAAGTACGTCCCTTTACATATTCCATCACAATGTAGTAAATATCCCCTTCTTGCCCAACATCGTATATACTCACTATATTAGGGTGAGAAAGACTTGCTGCTGCCTGAGATTCTCTTCTAAATTTTTTTACAAAATCCTCATCTGCTGCAAATTCAGGCCTCAAAATCTTGATTGCCACTATTCTGTTAAGGAGATGACACTTTGCTTTGTAAACTTTAGCCATTCCGCCTTCGCCAATTTTCTCTAATATTTCATAGCGGTTACCTAATATACGTCCAATCATGATGTCACCTCCTTAACAGCAATAAGAGTTATGTTATCATATCCACCGTTAGCCTTTGCAAGATTTACCAAATTAACACAAGAGGTATTTATATCTTCATTCTTAGTAAATTCATCTAAAATTTGTTGGTCTGTCACCAAATTAGTAAGCCCATCTGTGCATAAAAGCAAAATATCTTCTGGCATAACAGTGTCATGAAATATATCTACTTTTACATCCTCATCAACTCCCAAAGCCCTGGTTATTATATTTTTTTGAGGATGAACTCGGGCTTCTTCATGAGTTATTTTACCCATTTTTACAAGTTCTTCTACAAATGAATGGTCTTCTGTAATTTGTTTTATGTGGTTATCTCTTATTAAATAAGCCCTACTGTCTCCAATATGTCCTACAAAAAAACGGTTTTTTGCAAAAAATAACAAAGTAAGAGTAGTACCCATCCCAGTTAATTCACATTCTGAACAGGCTTGAGAATAAACAACTTTATTAGCATATTTAATTGATTTCTCTATAAAACTTTCTATAGAGAAAATTTCTTTATCATGTAGTTTAAAATAATTCTTTTTAAAATAATCAACAATGGCTTCAACTGCAGACTTACTTGCAACTTCACCCCCATTATGGCCTCCCATTCCATCTGCTACAATAAACAGTGGCAAATCTTTTTCCTCTGAGGCATAATAATAATCTTCATTTTTTTCTCTCACATTGCCAATATCAGTTAGGGCAGCTACAATCATAAAAACCCTACCTTTCCTTTAAATACTTTCTCCTCAGCTGTCCACAGGCAGCTTCAATATCGCTTCCCAATTCCCTTCTCACCGTACAAGATATCCCTGCATCTTCAATAATTTTTTTAAACATCATAACTTTTTCATTGTTTGCCTTTTTAAAGCCTATTTCTTTTACATAATTAATAGGTATCAAATTGACATGGCACAACATCCCTTTTAATAAATCAACCAATTGATACGCATGTTCTTTTTTATCATTTACTCCTTCAATTAAAGAATACTCAAAAGTTATCCTGCGCCTTGTTTTTTCTACATAATACTTACAAGCTTTCATCAATTCCTCTAATGGATAAGCCTTATTTATTGGCATTAGTTGAGTTCTCAATTCATCATTAGGAGCATGTAATGAAATAGATAAATTAACCTGTAGTTTTTCATCTGCAAATTGATAAATTTTAGGAACTATTCCACAAGTAGATATGGTTATATGCCTGCTGCCTATTCCTAAACCGTGGGGGTTATTCACTATTTTTATAAATTTCATCACTTCATCATAATTGTCAAAAGGTTCCCCACTTCCCATCAAAACAATATTAGAAATCTTGCCATAGTCGCCGTCTATAGCAATAACTTGGTCTACCATCTCTGAAGCTTTCAAATCTCTAACTTTACCTCCAATAGCA
The sequence above is a segment of the Thermoanaerobacter ethanolicus JW 200 genome. Coding sequences within it:
- the rsgA gene encoding ribosome small subunit-dependent GTPase A yields the protein MTRIEGRIVRGIAGFYYVATEHGIVECRARGKFRKDNITPLVGDIVEIQMINDSEGYILNILPRKNELTRPPVANVDQAIIVFAIVRPELNRVLLDKMIVLAESNDIEPVICINKVDLKEDRKTFDLVTIYQKIGYKAVATSTVTKEGIEELKSYLKDKVSFFAGPSGVGKSSLINSIQSNIKLKTGEVSEKLLRGRHTTRSVELLSLDFGGYVLDTPGFTALTLDIAKEDLRYYFKEFLELQKGCKFSSCLHVNEPDCNVIKAVEEGLIDKNRYLSYLSLLKELKEKEKRRY
- a CDS encoding Stp1/IreP family PP2C-type Ser/Thr phosphatase — encoded protein: MIVAALTDIGNVREKNEDYYYASEEKDLPLFIVADGMGGHNGGEVASKSAVEAIVDYFKKNYFKLHDKEIFSIESFIEKSIKYANKVVYSQACSECELTGMGTTLTLLFFAKNRFFVGHIGDSRAYLIRDNHIKQITEDHSFVEELVKMGKITHEEARVHPQKNIITRALGVDEDVKVDIFHDTVMPEDILLLCTDGLTNLVTDQQILDEFTKNEDINTSCVNLVNLAKANGGYDNITLIAVKEVTS
- the pknB gene encoding Stk1 family PASTA domain-containing Ser/Thr kinase, with amino-acid sequence MIGRILGNRYEILEKIGEGGMAKVYKAKCHLLNRIVAIKILRPEFAADEDFVKKFRRESQAAASLSHPNIVSIYDVGQEGDIYYIVMEYVKGRTLKKLISENGGPLEVGRAIEIARQVCKALDHAHRNRIIHRDIKPQNILVTDDDVVKVTDFGIARAANGSTITYTGDVVGTAYYFSPEQARGGIVDERTDIYSLGIVLYEMLTGKVPFEGDSPISVALKHIQEDIIPPSKLNDKVPKELDQIVLKATQKDVNLRYQTAADFLKDLDTFLRNPKELNFKEEEEITKTRVIPSKDVEELKRAAQRKEKEKKRRNVIKRIATVLLILLLLASLAYGTMYVLNNFFKVSDVVVPNVVGSSLNQASKILSDHNLKMEISEERYSDKPENTILSQDPPQGSVVKAGSTVYVVISKGKQVVVVPNVINKDYLEAKNILENMGLKANIIEQYNDQFPKEYVFDQNPRQGVQVEYNTVIDLYVSKGPQPAIMPNVVNMTLEEATTALENAGLKLGKVIYKETTDVPENIVLEQSVPPNSEVQKGSPIDLIVSKMPQDSLQQQTKNVIIKLPDKPGTMKVDVYVIQNGQKNLVYSAEHTYQDSPLTVPVTAYKGKATLEVDIDGQVYSTVEARF
- the rlmN gene encoding 23S rRNA (adenine(2503)-C(2))-methyltransferase RlmN, whose amino-acid sequence is MYNLKDMTLEEMEEFFVNIGESRYRAKQIYKWIYDKKITDFDEMTDISKNLRSKLKEIAYISQLKIEARRVSEVDDTVKYLFLLEDNNIIEGVAIKYRFGNTACISTQVGCNMRCSFCASAIGGKVRDLKASEMVDQVIAIDGDYGKISNIVLMGSGEPFDNYDEVMKFIKIVNNPHGLGIGSRHITISTCGIVPKIYQFADEKLQVNLSISLHAPNDELRTQLMPINKAYPLEELMKACKYYVEKTRRRITFEYSLIEGVNDKKEHAYQLVDLLKGMLCHVNLIPINYVKEIGFKKANNEKVMMFKKIIEDAGISCTVRRELGSDIEAACGQLRRKYLKER
- the rpe gene encoding ribulose-phosphate 3-epimerase; this translates as MKIAPSILSANFANLLEDVKKIEKDADLLHIDVMDGHFVPNITIGPVVVKSLRKFFSLPFDVHLMIENPDLYIEEFANSGADIITVHQEACIHLHRTIQKIKGYGKKAGVSLNPATPLETLKYILQDVDMILIMTVNPGFGGQKFIDSMLKKIEELKKMREDLGLNFEIEVDGGINLYNVKEVVEAGADIIVAGSAIFDSSNPAQTIKEFREAIEK